In Mycobacterium sp. Aquia_216, a genomic segment contains:
- a CDS encoding GatB/YqeY domain-containing protein produces MAELKARLRADLTGAMKTQDKLRTATLRMLLAAIQTEEVSGKQARELTDDEILKVFARESRKRGEAAEIYTQNGRGELAANEHAEARIIDEYLPAPLTEAEVADVVDTAIAQVAEAIGERPGMKQMGQVMKAATTIAAGKADGARLSAAVKERL; encoded by the coding sequence ATGGCGGAACTCAAAGCCCGGCTTCGGGCGGACCTCACCGGGGCGATGAAGACCCAGGATAAGTTGCGGACCGCGACCCTGCGCATGTTGCTGGCCGCGATCCAGACCGAGGAAGTTTCCGGCAAGCAGGCGAGGGAACTCACCGATGACGAAATCCTCAAGGTATTCGCCCGGGAATCCCGCAAGCGTGGCGAGGCTGCCGAGATCTACACCCAAAACGGCCGCGGCGAGCTCGCCGCCAACGAGCACGCCGAGGCGCGAATCATCGACGAGTATCTGCCCGCGCCGCTCACCGAGGCCGAGGTAGCTGACGTGGTCGACACCGCCATCGCCCAGGTTGCTGAGGCGATCGGCGAGCGCCCCGGCATGAAGCAGATGGGACAGGTCATGAAGGCCGCGACCACGATCGCGGCCGGCAAAGCCGACGGTGCCCGGCTCTCGGCGGCGGTCAAAGAGCGGCTTTAA
- a CDS encoding DUF7847 domain-containing protein: MSALPPGYPGSPPPGRPTPDGFLPPAYGMPPADGGPPPSYGPPPGYSPPSGYPPPGYGPPSGYPPPGYGPPYGYVPPPGYGPPPGYGAPPGYGPSRGPQYGSPQLAPGAIKPGIIPLRPLSLSDIFNGAVGYIRTNPKATLGLTAIVVVAMQIISLIATVGPIAAFGGLRSDRSADMNWGVVGAWFGSMGVGVLVTWLGGMLLSGMLTVIVGRAVFGAPITIGETWVRIRGRLVPLLGLALLEAAVIGVLFGLSAVVIALIAAIGNAAAAVLLGVPLFIAMIALMVYLYMIVLFAPVLIVLERLPVLDAITRSFALLRNGFWRVLGIRVLTFIVVGVVSGAISAPFSIVGQVMLAGMPSTGILLLGTAIASVGSAIGQIITAPFNAGVVVLLYTDRRIRAEAFDLVLQSGAASGRYAADSTDSLWLTRPFPG, from the coding sequence GTGAGCGCGCTACCACCTGGCTATCCGGGTAGTCCCCCGCCGGGAAGGCCCACACCCGACGGCTTTCTGCCACCGGCCTACGGCATGCCGCCCGCCGACGGCGGTCCGCCGCCCAGCTACGGGCCCCCGCCTGGTTACAGCCCGCCATCCGGCTACCCGCCCCCTGGTTACGGGCCGCCATCCGGCTACCCGCCGCCCGGCTACGGCCCGCCCTATGGTTATGTGCCCCCACCTGGCTACGGCCCGCCCCCCGGTTACGGCGCGCCCCCCGGCTACGGACCATCGCGCGGCCCGCAGTACGGCTCGCCCCAGCTGGCCCCGGGAGCGATCAAACCCGGAATCATCCCCCTTCGCCCGTTGAGCCTCAGCGACATCTTCAACGGCGCGGTCGGCTACATCCGCACCAACCCGAAGGCCACGTTGGGGTTGACCGCGATAGTCGTCGTGGCGATGCAGATCATTTCGTTGATCGCCACCGTCGGACCGATCGCCGCCTTCGGCGGGCTTAGGAGCGACCGATCAGCGGACATGAACTGGGGAGTCGTCGGCGCGTGGTTCGGTTCGATGGGGGTCGGCGTCCTGGTCACCTGGCTGGGCGGCATGCTGCTGTCCGGAATGCTCACCGTCATCGTCGGGCGCGCGGTATTCGGGGCACCGATCACGATCGGTGAGACGTGGGTCAGAATCCGGGGGCGGCTGGTTCCATTGCTCGGCCTCGCGCTGCTGGAGGCTGCCGTCATCGGGGTTCTGTTCGGGCTGTCGGCGGTGGTCATCGCGCTGATTGCGGCGATCGGTAATGCGGCCGCGGCGGTGCTGCTGGGTGTCCCGCTATTCATCGCCATGATCGCGCTGATGGTGTATCTGTACATGATCGTGCTGTTCGCACCGGTGCTGATCGTGCTGGAGCGACTGCCGGTACTCGACGCGATCACCAGATCCTTTGCGCTGCTTCGCAATGGCTTCTGGAGGGTACTGGGCATCCGGGTGCTGACGTTCATCGTGGTCGGTGTCGTGTCCGGCGCGATCAGCGCACCGTTCAGCATCGTCGGCCAGGTGATGCTCGCCGGAATGCCGTCCACCGGAATCCTGCTGCTGGGCACCGCGATCGCGTCCGTCGGATCGGCGATCGGCCAGATCATCACGGCGCCGTTCAACGCAGGCGTCGTCGTGTTGCTCTACACCGACCGTCGCATCCGTGCCGAGGCATTCGATTTGGTACTGCAATCCGGCGCCGCGAGCGGCCGCTACGCAGCCGACTCGACCGACAGCCTCTGGCTGACCCGGCCCTTTCCGGGCTGA
- a CDS encoding DUF4129 domain-containing protein, whose amino-acid sequence MPSIDIDRDAAHQAAQDELSKPIYTKASAMQQLLDWINEMLYRLLQTSASIPGGWLTTAVLLTLLAIAVIVAVHIARRTMRSRRRGDYRLFEAVQLTAAQHRDTAERYAAEGNWTAAIRHRLRAIARQLEETGVLNPAPGRTANELARDAGEVLPHLTDELSRAATAFNDVTYGEVPGTQSAYQLIVDLDDHLRMRAPAAAAAAGYQAPVQSWAQVR is encoded by the coding sequence GTGCCTTCTATCGACATCGACCGCGATGCCGCACATCAAGCCGCACAGGACGAACTCAGCAAACCGATATACACCAAGGCGTCCGCGATGCAACAGCTTCTCGATTGGATCAACGAGATGCTGTACCGGCTGCTGCAGACAAGCGCCTCGATACCCGGCGGTTGGTTGACCACCGCGGTACTGCTTACCCTGCTGGCCATCGCGGTCATCGTCGCCGTCCACATCGCTCGCCGCACCATGCGCAGTAGGCGACGCGGCGACTACCGGCTGTTCGAAGCCGTCCAGCTCACCGCGGCGCAACACCGTGATACCGCGGAACGTTATGCAGCAGAGGGGAATTGGACCGCGGCCATTCGTCACAGATTGCGCGCCATCGCCCGTCAGCTCGAAGAGACCGGTGTACTGAATCCCGCGCCCGGCCGTACCGCCAACGAGCTGGCGCGCGACGCCGGCGAGGTGCTGCCCCACCTGACAGACGAATTGTCCAGGGCAGCAACGGCGTTCAACGATGTCACCTACGGCGAAGTGCCCGGGACCCAATCCGCCTATCAGCTGATCGTTGACCTCGACGACCACTTGCGCATGCGGGCGCCTGCCGCTGCAGCCGCGGCCGGGTATCAAGCCCCGGTTCAATCGTGGGCGCAGGTGCGATGA